Part of the Antechinus flavipes isolate AdamAnt ecotype Samford, QLD, Australia chromosome 2, AdamAnt_v2, whole genome shotgun sequence genome is shown below.
CTGGGAGCCTCAGCCTTGGATCACTCTGAACATTTGTTGCCTTTGTGCCTACACAAATGCTGCTGAACGGAGGTGGAGAAAACCAGGCAACCACTGACTGCCTCTACTCTCTCCTTAGCTCACACCACCTATTTGTAGTCTATCATTCCTTGCTCCTCCAACTCCTTTATCAATGCAAATGGTCCCACTGCATGCTGGCTGCTCCCACAGACTGTTCCCTGCCATCCccactctttcccttctctccatcctttcctGGTCTGCTGGCTGCTTCCCTACTGCTCACAAACATAGGTCTCCCTCACCCTCAAAAACCCCTAATCTTTCTCTCCTTGTGAGATCCATCtaatctctctcctccttttagTGTTGAACCCTGAGAAGGCAGCTGACAAccaattcttctattttcttttttcttactctctttGTTCAAGAGGATCCATAATGCCATCAAAACTGCCCTTTCCAGTTACTGGTGATCTCTTAATTATCTAACCCAATggtcttttcttaatcttcattgCTGTGGCCTTGTCTGCAGCCTCTGATGCCCTTCTTCTCCAtgctttcttctctctaggtCCTTGGTTATCCATCCTACCGGACCTGCCATACCCTCTAGCTGTGGGCATCCCACAGGCTaacccctcttctctcttccgcCTGTAGTATGTCACTTGGAAGCACTGGAGTGAGGGAGTCCAGTGTCATCTCAATGTTGATTCTCAAATAAACTTATCcacctttattttctctcctgacCTCCAGAAGCAGGTGTCCTACAGATACCTTAAAATACATGTTCAAAATGTAACTCAGTTATCTTTCCCCCAAGTCCTCTCCCCTTCCAACTTTGCCATTACCAGGAAGGCCCATCCAGCTCGTGTCTTCTTCACCTCCTCACTCTCTCTTGCCTCCCATTACTCCCCTTCTACTGGCAATTTGCATCAGCCTGACAGTGGGTCTGTCTGCCTCAAGACCCTCTCCTCGGAAAGTCCAGCTTCTATTCAGATGCCCAAGCATAGGCCCGACGCTGCCATTCCTTGCTGCTCCCAATTGGGGGGGGGGTCCAGGTACTACTTCCCGGACCACCTAGAAAACCATTGGACAGTCAGAGCCCCCCCATgatctcattccctccctccctacttttccagtcttcttcacCTTCCACCCCACTCCTCATATGCTCTGATACAGTGATCTGGATTATTggctgttccttgaacaagactCACTGTTGGCTGACCTCGGGCATATTCACTGGCTGTGTGCTTTCCCTGCTTTGCTCCAACTCCTGACCTCATCTcgtccaggaagccttccctaacccCTCAATTCCAGCCTTCCCTCTCTGGTTACTGCCATACATAACTTGTTTGTCCGGAGGTGTTGGCTCCTCAAAGACAGGGATTGTCCTTAgcctttctttgtgttcccagtgCTTGCCCTGGAGCCGGAGGCGAaatcagcacttaataaatgcctatctTATTTACTTGTGATCCTATATCTGGGTCTCTTGACTCAGTCTCTCTCAGAACTACTAAACACACTTAAATTGGCATAAAGGGGTTGGACAGAAGTGCTTTCAACCAACAGGTCTTTGAATCAAATTTGACCAAGTGACCCAGAATGGAAAGCTCTGTCAGACTGCCTCTTCCTTGAATGattgagttcagattctgccaCGGTGACAATTCATTATTTTCCACATTTAACTCCTCCTATCTATAGCCTAGCTTTGgcattttaatttgcttatagaaaAACCCTTATTTTCATCTCATTCAACAGTGTGTTCCCAGCTGTGGAATGATAATTTAATGATTACACTGTCATCAAACAGGAAACACAAACGTTGGCATTTGGCAGTCATGTTTTTCTTCTCCAAGTTGCTACAAGCAAATACTAAGTGTGCATCTAAGTAAATAGGATAATTAGTGAAAATGCAAATGTATTGATTTCAACTTGGGTGCCCATTTAGGCAACGCTGTTCAACAATTTTGTGGGAAAGAATTAACATACCCCTCACCTTTCTGCAGGTAGAGCTTGCATTTCTGACTTATTCTTTGCTAACATAAGAAGTCACATATCACTGGGAAAGTCCTTTCTCCAAGCGCAGATCTGACCAAGTAAATTCCTTACTCTATCAGCTCTGCTGGTTCCCTAGAGCCTCTGGAATCATGGACAAATGGCTCTGTTCAGCTCTGTGAGACATTTATACTGTGATCCCAACTTATCTAACAGTTCCACAAGACCCTCCTCTCCTGCACAGTCCTGCCCACGTGGCCTCCTCCCTGGGCCTCCACGCTGGCTTTGGTGCCTCTGTAATGGCCCTCCCTCACGCCTGGGCCGCACTACTCCTGCCCTTGGCCACAGAACTCTGCTTTTCCTTAGAGATGCAGTTCAAACGTTTCCTTCTGCACAAGCTTTTCTCGATTCCCCACGGCCATCATCCCCCTCCCCAACTAATGCATTTAATTACTTGTAATTATCTGGATTCAGGTACTTGCCATGTGTTCCATCTATGTTTTTGTGCGTATTTCTCGTCCTCTACCTTAGACTGCTTCGGTGAGtttgttttatctttgtgtttGTATTCCTTCACCTCCAAGGGTATTGGGGCATAcagaggtaaaggaggaaggcTACAGTTCTGCTTGCTAGCTAGCTCCGGGCGCTGCCTCCCAGGAAGGCTGGTGGCTGCCACTCCGGAAGGCACAGGAACCCTCCTGGGGGCACTGAGAGCGTCAGGCCTCCGGAGAGTTAGCTCATGAAAGCGGGGCCATGACGGTTCTTTCTGGTCCCAGAAGGCAGGAGTAGGGAGTCAGCACCGCGGAGAAGCCTGTCTGGGCCTAATGTAATTAACAATTAGAACCTTATAAAAGGAGCACGAGTATTCTCAGGAGAGCAGCTCCCATCACTGGAAGCAGGGGACCTGCTTATTAGAGCCGCCAGGGCCTTCCCAGCACCCAGGCTCACAGGGATGTCCAGTATTTAAGTTACCACTTGTAGTTATTAGGACGGTCTGCAGACAGTCAGTGCTCCTCAGTAGGAGGCAGGAGGGCAGGACTTTTGCCCGCCCTCCCAGGCCAGCCCGCACATACCGGGCTTTCACTTCGGAGCATTACTGAGGATGGATTGAGACAGAGCAGAAAGAACAAAGGGATTTGGGTCAGAAAACTGGAGCTGAAGCCCAGCTCggtcagtttccttctttgtaaaaccTGGCTCCTCGTCACACGGCAGAGCATTCTGCTAGAAAGAGTCTGGAGCTGGAGGGGTTTCTGTAAAATTCTCTCCACCTTGCAAACTGTACAGAAAGTGCTCCATACTAACTCTTACTACGGTTCACAGGGAGCGGCGCCATGGCCAGGCCCGGTTTGAGACACCTTTTCGTGGGGCCCTTTGAGACCAGCGCCCCCTCCCGGGGTCACAGTTCCAAAAGAGACCAGATTCGACAAGTCTGAATTATTGTCCCAACGTGGCATTTCAAAACAGAATTAATAGGCTTTGTTACACAATAAAAggaattacaaaaaacaaaaacaaaacaagacaaaatccAAAGCCCCCAAACCCAACCCCATGTAAAGGACAAATGAGGGGACTTTATTTAACTGCAAGCTCTGTCGAGTGGGGCACGGATAATACACCTCGACCCAACTTAATGAAGAAGTAAAGCAATGGATCGATCTGTATAAGCCATCTGCCGTCCTGCCCCATGTGAGGCTTACTAATGCGGGCTTCAATGGCTTTTCTCCAGGGAAACACAGAGTTCCTGAAGAACACCGAGGGTCCGGGGCTGAGAGTCACAGGCCCTGGATTCAAACCCGGCTTGGCCACTGCATTTCTGTGACCTCGGAGGGGCTGCTTCCCCAGCTCTACGATGAGGGCTGGGGACGTGAGCTCCCAGGCCCTTCATTGATCTCAATCCTATGAGCACTTTGTTATTCCCATTTCGGTCTCCAATCCAGCTGGACCCAAGCACCAGTGGGACCCCTCCCCGCCCCTGCTCTCACCCCAAACAAAGGCTGTGGAATGGCTTCCAGGAACCCTGGGAACGGTTGGCTTGCTCACCACTCCGGGACTGCGCTCACTTCAGGAACAAAAAAGCTCACGGGCCTTCGTGGGCCTGACCACAAGGAGAACATTAAGCCTTCATGAGGCTTTAGGAGTCGCACCTTTCAAAGAACAAATTTGGAAGCAAAAACTCCTTCTTTTTGGGTGGATATGAGATGTGCCTCCTGGTGATCTGGTCTGATCTACACTGGGGAGAACGCGGGCAGGGCAGGGAGCTAGCGCGGAGGGTGGGGCCGGGCCATCCCAACACAGGGGAACCCGCGTTAGGTCTCTCTCAGGAGAGCAGAAAATGAATAGGGAAAGGCTTGTGTTTCCTAACCACAAATGAGTGTGCCCTCACAAATGAAAATGCAATCCATGCTGCTTATTAACCAGAGAAAGGTCTCCAGCATGTTAGTCAGATTCTTGTGCAGAATCCTTAGGGGCAGCGGGTTGCTGTCTGTGTCTGTGAATGGAATACTCTGCCAAAAAGAAGCTGGTGATCCAAACATCCAACATTAAACCTAACAATGCATTTGCTGAAGAAAAACCTTATTCAGCTATAATCTGATTATATTCGCTGCTGTACCTTTTAGAAAGGAAAACCCTGGGAAGAATTTGCACGAGGAAACATTCCCCCCTCGCCTGCACCCCCAGGCCCGATCCCGTTTGCTTttgccttttcccttccccttaggCAGCAGAGCTGGCtggctttcctttcctttggttCTAAGCAACACGGGGAGGACTGACAGAACCGAGAGGACTGACAGAATGGGGAAGACTGACAGAACCGAGAGGACTGACAGAATGGGGAGGACTGACAGAACCGAGAGGACTGACAGAATGGGGAGGACTGATAGAATGGGGCGTCTAGCAGGAAGAGGACAGCTATCAAACCACCATCACCCCCATTAAAAGGAAGCAAACTGGCCAGGGAAGAATGCGCTTATGAAAACCTGGGACCCCGTCTCGAAGAGTGGCCTGACTGCCAAAGCGGGGAGGACCCGCCCCAGCCCTTATCTGCTTGCCCCTTGCCACTCACATGCTGCTGACTGCTTCTTTCCCGGCTGCCTTTGCTCCAACGACCCACTCTGCTTTCCCAGGGGGCAGCAGGGCAGGGCAGACCTGCTTTGGCTGAAGAGGCAGAGCCCACGGCCTGCTCGGGATGCTCAGGTCTTTCTAATATTATGCTAATCCGGGAAGGCAATTCTAAAGACGGATGTGGGTTAGAGCCTGCAGCTCCACACCAGGGAACAGCTGCTGAGGACACCTACGAGATCTATGCCCATCCTGGCATTCAGGCTCCCCCGTCCTGGCGGCCCATTTTGCATTCTACGCCGAAGCAGCAGATGGTGCTAATCTAAATAGATTACCTGAGAATTTTCTTGggaacatgagctggagaagaatgactccttttcttcttttcggCATCCCGCAGGACCTTCTCTTCCATTTCGCTTTTATCCGAAATCACGACACGCTCCACTCCTGGCTTGTCCGGGTCGGAGCTTAGCTCGCCCTGCGCAGAGTCACACCTGTACATGAACACGATCGACGGCTTCTCGCTGGGGTCGGTCCTCGACTCCGTGAACCAGTGATGGCGCTGCACGGGAGGCGGGGGCAGCATGTGGATGACCGTGCCGTCGAGGCCCACCagcttccccttctctctctccttctctttgtcaTCCTCCTCCTCCGTCTTCTTGCGGCGGAAGAAGCTCTTAAACGAGATCCAGCGCTTGGGCTTGGCGTCGGCTGTCCTCCTGCCCTCGGCGCTCAGGACGGCCTCGGCCTCGGTTGACCTGGTGGGGCTGGTGGGCTTGCTCCAGTGGCTGAAATGTCTTTGCAAAAGGTTACTCGCGTGGTACGGGGAGGAAGTGGAGCGTGGCGGGGGGAAGGGAGCCCCTGGTTCAGCCTGGGGGCTTGGGGTAGGAGTGCCGGCTGTGTACTGGGAAGACTGGCAGGCGGTGGGCTTGGAGGGCAGCTCCTTGGGCCCAGGGGCGCCGGGGCTCTCCGGGGCTGGGGCGGCTTCCTTCTCATGGCTGGGCGGCGCAGCAGCAAAGAGAGATTTTGGCCTTGTGGGAGGACTCGTGGGGGTGTCGTCCGCTGGAGGCAAGGCGTACAGCTCCTCTATGCTACGGGCTTCTGGGCCAGAGGGGGGGGTTCCCGGGGGGGACTGCGGAGGCTGGATCGAGGCGACGATCTGGGAGAGCACGGTGCTTGCCTTTTCCCGGTTGCCACTGCTGCCCGGGGGCCGCGACTCCGGAGCGGCTTCGGTCTTGGCTGTGAGCTCTTGCGCGGTTCTCTGGGCTCGTGCCGGGGAGCCCTGAGCAGAGCCCTGCCGTCTCTGGGGGGAGGGCTGGCCTCTGCCGAGGCAGCTGTTAAACTCCTGGACCTTTTGGGCCACCGAGCCCTTCCTGTGCTCCGTGCTGCTTGAGCGCCCCTTGCCCAGAGAGGCGTCGGCGGGCTTGCCGGCGGGACTCTCAGCCACTTTGTATTCCGTTTCGATTTCTTCGTAAGTGTGGCTGATGACACTGGTGGTTTTATCTTTCATTGACAGCTCTCCGCTGGTCCCCAGAAAACTTTTGTAGATGGCTAAGTTGTCGTACGCGTTAGGGTTGATCACGATGGGAACTTTGATAGCGTTCTTGGAGCTTCGCGCGTACGTCGGCTCGTCGTGAATGATGATGGGGAAGGGAGGCATGCCGGCGTTGTTGTAACTGTTGAACTTGATTTCAGACAGATTGGGCGACTTCACCGGGATCGTTTTGGAAGAAATACTGGTGGCTGTGGGGGAAGTGGGCGCTGACTTGTGGGAGTTTTTCCTCGGAGGGACGGTCGGTCCTGCGCCGTCAGCGACCAGCTCCACTTTGGGTATCTTTTGCCGTGGGCTCGTACTGGATGTCCAGACTTCCTGGTATCGGATGGTGCTGGGTTTTTTGAAATGAGCATTTCCCTGTGCTGCCGTGGAGGTGGGAGACATAAGGGGGGAATTTGGAGTGGATGACGTGCTTTTGCTCTTGGGACTCTCGGTCTGACCGTCCAGGTGCTCGCTGGCCATGGCCGCCGACACATCGACGACCGTATAGGGCTTGCACACGGGCTGTTCCAGATTCACGACTCGGTATGGCTTTGCTCGCTCTTCGAGAGGCACTAAGTTTATAGTCACTGCTTGCCCAGCCGCGTCTGTAGGGGTTTTGCTTTCTTGCTTCTCAGCCTGAAGCTCAATCTTGCCATCTTTCTCTTCTAATCGGAGCGCGAGCACGGCCTTGTGGGTTTCTAAAACGTGAGTGGGGCTTTTTGGAGCACCGGCCGTGTCCTTCACCTGCTGCTGATGGTCGGCGTTTTCGCACTCTGCTTCCCCTGGTTCCATCTCCTTACCGTCCCTGGGGCTCCCGGGAGACGTCCCTCCATTGCAGAGCTTGTGAGATGAGCTGCTGGCTGTCCCAGAGCGAGACTCTTCTGTTAAGGACGACTCGGGGGATGTGGAGCCGGAGGAGGCCATGCTCTGCGGGCCTTCCTGCCCATAAGGGATCACGGGGTCCTCCCCGTAGTCGTGCAGGATTTCATCATAGCTGTCATCATAATCCACCGCACAGATCCTCTGGAGAGACTTGTTTCTCAGGGGAACAGTGTTCCACTTTTTGCCCACAAAGAATCGGACGGGGGAGAGGGTGTTGGCCCTGAAGTTCGCAAAGCGGGGCTGGCCCCTCATGCGAATCTCCATGGCCAATAGCTCCTCATCGCTTTCGTCCCAGCTCTCGTGCTCTTCGTGCGCGCTGCGGAAAAACGCGTCGTCCTCACTCTCGTCTTCACTGGAGAACTCTGGGTAACAAAACCGACCGCCTTCGCTGCTGATCACTTCTGTGCTGCCGCTCAAAATGACGTGCTTGCTCTGGGGGTCCTTCCCGCCCCCCATCATGCAGCTGGGAGGGAGCTGCCTCTCCAGGGACCGCTTGTAGCAGCTGCTGATCCTCCCCAGGAACGTTTCCCTTGAGTTACTCTCGCTGCCTGTTCGCGGAGGAGTGGGATCCAAGCCCACAATCTCCTTCAGCACTTCGGTCAGTccgttgttgttgtttgctaccTGACTCACGCTGTCACTGGGGCCAAAAGGCCTGGGCACGTGACCAAACTCTTCAATCTCTTcctcgttgttgttgttgttgttgagtggTTTTTTATTCAGGGAAACCCTGTTCCGGGTCCAGCTGATGATCACCGGCTTGCTCTCGCAGTGCTCGGGGGTGCTGGCCTCGGCACTCAGGCTCTGCCCCCCCGACACCATCATGGTGGGCTTCACGGCGATGGTGGGCTTCTTGGCCACGGGGGGCCGGAAGTTGCCCGTGCCCCGGACTCGGTGGTTGTTGCTGTGGTTTGCGTTGGTCTTTATGctactgtgggggaggggggctgccTCTGGGGCGGGGGGCAGCTGGTGCAGGCTCTTGGGCTTGAAGCAGTTCTTGCACTCGCCGGGTTTCCAGACGTGTTCAGTGAAGGTGTTACAAGCAGACATTTTTCACGGAGCTTCGTGCTTGCTGCTCCACTTTCAGTGCATGGCAAGGTCTTCATCCGCTAGTTTTCACTCCCTGTGTATCATAGCAGCTCTCTGAAGTAGTCATCaatctgggggagaaggggaaaacaaGCAAAGAAGATCAGAATGGCCCAGGCAGAAGGATCATGTGACCTGCAAGAACTCACTCAACTACTAAATGCTTAACATTTTTAtgatgggatttaaaaaaaagtttggccTCTGCTGGAGAGCACTCGGAAGGGCGGAGCATCCcatattctatttactttctcATTGTGCCACTTACTGCGTATACCGGCTTGACACTGAACTTCCAGCAGATACTGGGTGACAAGCTTCAACAGGGGCCTTCCAATCCCTCCTCCGCTGGATTTTACATGTGATACACGTGGGCAGATTGGTGTCAAGCTAAAAAATGGCTGGGAAACCGATCCCGCTCCCATAAAAGTAAAACCCCAGGCTCCAGGTTCAGAAATACTGCCGGCTGCCGCTTTAGGGAAGGGACCCGGAGGGCAGCTGTTTAGCAAAGCTCTCTCTCGGTGCAAACTAGGAAAAGTGGATCTTATTTAGCCAAAGCTTAGACAGTAAAGTACCTGTAAATAGCACTTGTAAAGCCCTTTCCTTTTATGAATGTTCAGATTGGAAGGTGAATGAGCTTTAACAAGCAAAACCCCAGTGGCAGGGCTAAAGTCTCGTCAATTTATTCTTCGCTTGGTATCAGGGAGTTAACACAGAAAAAACAATCACCACTCTGTTGCAAGTTCAAATCACTTATCATTTGATGCTAAATCAATCAGACAATTGGCAAATGCTTAGTAGGCACCTACTGTATAACTAGCATGGTGTCAAGGGGTATGATAAAAAAACCAGCAGCAGATGATGTCACTTCCCCTCAAAAAATTTATTATGAAAATGTATAGGCTCTAATTTaaccattcacatttacagaGTACTTTTAATCGatcaatcaacaattattaagcacctactatgcataTGAagaactggagatacaaaaaagaggcaaaagttcctgccctcaaggagttttcattctgaTGGGGGAGATGATGAGCAAACAAACATGTACAAAAGATATcttacatatattgcatctatgataaatgggaaataattaagaggCAGGTTATGACAGAAGGGAGGCTGTCTGTAAAAGAAGGTTCAGAACgtagtttctttccttcccctgaGAAAGCCTAATGGCCACAGTAAGATCAGGAGCCAGGGCTGGATAAGgtgcttcctgactccaagcccggCCCTGCTTCCCCTCTACCGGGTCCCGTTAACCAAACTTAAATGACTCTTGGAGAGTCGTGAGGAGACGGCCCCCGGGCCGGGCTGGCAGAGCCCCCCAGACAACACTCCCCCCACTTAGCACGGGAGCAGATTCCCTCAGTCAGAAAGCCGGGCGGACGAGCAGTTATCGGGTCATCGATACGGTCGCCCAGTGGGATTCGCCGGAGCCCCCCTTTTTGTCAGTGTCACGGCCACAGAAGTCCATCACTACGCTCGAGCGCTGCTGACAGCTGCCAGTCCCAGCTGCCCTAGCAGGGAGGGGGCCCCTTGCCACCAGAAGGCAGGCCAAGGAAGGCTGCGCAGACACCTTTGCGGGCCACCAGGTGGCGCTGCAGCCTAAGCCCAGAAGGGCTCCAGAGCCTCCAGAGCCAGCCAGCCGGGGTCTCCCTGCAGAGGCTCCTTACGTTTGGAGGCTGTGTCAAAACTCTCCTCAAGCCTCGGTGACACAAAGGGCCTGTCGGCGCAGATCTGGCCCGCCCTGGCCCTCCGGTTCTGCCGACTCTGAGAACGACGTGGCTGCCTTCCCAGCTGGAGCGGGCCCCTCTCACGGGGCTGGGCGGGAGGCGTCCCACCGGCTTCCCCGTGATGGGCTCCCGTTAGCTCATCGGCAGGAATCGCAGGAGGCAAAACGCTCCCCTATCTCTGCAGACGTCCCTTCCATTCTCAAGGCAAACGGGGATGATGGGTGCTCCATCCAGCCTGGAAGTGTCCGAAGCCTTCTCTGCAATCAGGAAAAAGCCTTTGAAATCCTCTCTGCTCTGGGACAGTTTTCAGGACTGAAGCCCAGCAAGCCAAATATTTTCTACTAATAAAGCTGCCGAAGAAACTCTTCAAGAGGCAGATTTCCATTCTTCAGACCAGGGCAGACTTTCAGAAGTTTCTCTCCTGCTACAGAGACACTGACAATCCGATCATTCATTTTCTCCCATTCTATTGCTTCATCCAGATCAGAAACAAATAACCCTGAACCAGCGTCCCATTTTTGCCTCAGCAGTAAACAGGTTGGTACAAATGGCTGGCGTTCCGCAGTCCCAAGGCAGCTCAGGGAGTTGGAGGAGTGTGTAGGTGGTCTATTAAATACCATACCGAGGATTCTCCTAAAGGCACCCAAGGAGAATCTGCTAATAATAGAGAAGGATGGGGAATGGGGCTGCCACGCTGCCTCCCAAACAGTGCTGCCACCTGAGGCCATCATCTCTATCTACAAAATCTGTCACTTCACAAAGGAAAAGGTGGCAGAATCGAGACGAGAGCCAACAAGTTTTTCATCCTTATTGCCGTACACAGGCTTTTAACAAGACTTCCAATAAGCAACAAAACCACATGTTTTCTCCAGATGTTCTTCTCTATTTCCACGTCTCGCGGATGAAATTTAGAAGCCGAAGGCCCCGTGAACATTTTGTAATGGAACAGACTAGCTGCTTCT
Proteins encoded:
- the PEAK1 gene encoding inactive tyrosine-protein kinase PEAK1 isoform X1, with the translated sequence MSACNTFTEHVWKPGECKNCFKPKSLHQLPPAPEAAPLPHSSIKTNANHSNNHRVRGTGNFRPPVAKKPTIAVKPTMMVSGGQSLSAEASTPEHCESKPVIISWTRNRVSLNKKPLNNNNNNEEEIEEFGHVPRPFGPSDSVSQVANNNNGLTEVLKEIVGLDPTPPRTGSESNSRETFLGRISSCYKRSLERQLPPSCMMGGGKDPQSKHVILSGSTEVISSEGGRFCYPEFSSEDESEDDAFFRSAHEEHESWDESDEELLAMEIRMRGQPRFANFRANTLSPVRFFVGKKWNTVPLRNKSLQRICAVDYDDSYDEILHDYGEDPVIPYGQEGPQSMASSGSTSPESSLTEESRSGTASSSSHKLCNGGTSPGSPRDGKEMEPGEAECENADHQQQVKDTAGAPKSPTHVLETHKAVLALRLEEKDGKIELQAEKQESKTPTDAAGQAVTINLVPLEERAKPYRVVNLEQPVCKPYTVVDVSAAMASEHLDGQTESPKSKSTSSTPNSPLMSPTSTAAQGNAHFKKPSTIRYQEVWTSSTSPRQKIPKVELVADGAGPTVPPRKNSHKSAPTSPTATSISSKTIPVKSPNLSEIKFNSYNNAGMPPFPIIIHDEPTYARSSKNAIKVPIVINPNAYDNLAIYKSFLGTSGELSMKDKTTSVISHTYEEIETEYKVAESPAGKPADASLGKGRSSSTEHRKGSVAQKVQEFNSCLGRGQPSPQRRQGSAQGSPARAQRTAQELTAKTEAAPESRPPGSSGNREKASTVLSQIVASIQPPQSPPGTPPSGPEARSIEELYALPPADDTPTSPPTRPKSLFAAAPPSHEKEAAPAPESPGAPGPKELPSKPTACQSSQYTAGTPTPSPQAEPGAPFPPPRSTSSPYHASNLLQRHFSHWSKPTSPTRSTEAEAVLSAEGRRTADAKPKRWISFKSFFRRKKTEEEDDKEKEREKGKLVGLDGTVIHMLPPPPVQRHHWFTESRTDPSEKPSIVFMYRCDSAQGELSSDPDKPGVERVVISDKSEMEEKVLRDAEKKKRSHSSPAHVPKKILRLKKALREFPLMGNCVSEYSGHVPHEGTVEGPPRVPRTTPVKEGGSNAAGAPALPPHTPEREEGKEEASDPSDESPCSATYSNLGQSRATMIPPKHPRQPKGAVDDAIAFGGAPEQEVARPSQATPPPLPKKTILRANTEPLPKDLHKSLENSLCLLANPTYDMEAHWDASSAGSSLSYELKGLENESCDSLDRALPKDRRASTTARSASSLTALGARERFCTSTESLTGRRGPQGKLGRSAPKPQRTVLYRGIENREEVVGKIRSLHSDALRKLALKCEDLFMAGQKDQLRFGVDSWSDFRLTSDRPCCEAGDAVYYPASYAKDPLTSYAVKICKSKAKESQQYYHSLAVRQSLAIHFNIQQDCGHFLAEVPVRLLPWEDPDAPEKEDDEMEAEEEEGAEPRDRAPSAGAESAPRGSKQRSHVVVITREVPYLTVADFVRESLAQHGKSPDTYERQVCLLLLQLCSGLEHLKPYHVTHCDLRLENLLLLHCRAGRSAQRGEPGPAAAAPTRLIVSNFSQAKQKSHLVDPEVFRDQSRLAPEIITATQYKKCDEFQTGILIYEMLHLPNPFDENPELKEKEYTRADLPRIPCRSPYSWGLQQLASCLLNPNPSERILISDAKGILQCLLWGPREDLFQTLHSLASPGQRNAVLQNWLDIKRTLLMIKFAEKSLDRECGVSLEDWLCAQYLAFATTDSLGCIVGILQHR
- the PEAK1 gene encoding inactive tyrosine-protein kinase PEAK1 isoform X2 codes for the protein MSACNTFTEHVWKPGECKNCFKPKSLHQLPPAPEAAPLPHSSIKTNANHSNNHRVRGTGNFRPPVAKKPTIAVKPTMMVSGGQSLSAEASTPEHCESKPVIISWTRNRVSLNKKPLNNNNNNEEEIEEFGHVPRPFGPSDSVSQVANNNNGLTEVLKEIVGLDPTPPRTGSESNSRETFLGRISSCYKRSLERQLPPSCMMGGGKDPQSKHVILSGSTEVISSEGGRFCYPEFSSEDESEDDAFFRSAHEEHESWDESDEELLAMEIRMRGQPRFANFRANTLSPVRFFVGKKWNTVPLRNKSLQRICAVDYDDSYDEILHDYGEDPVIPYGQEGPQSMASSGSTSPESSLTEESRSGTASSSSHKLCNGGTSPGSPRDGKEMEPGEAECENADHQQQVKDTAGAPKSPTHVLETHKAVLALRLEEKDGKIELQAEKQESKTPTDAAGQAVTINLVPLEERAKPYRVVNLEQPVCKPYTVVDVSAAMASEHLDGQTESPKSKSTSSTPNSPLMSPTSTAAQGNAHFKKPSTIRYQEVWTSSTSPRQKIPKVELVADGAGPTVPPRKNSHKSAPTSPTATSISSKTIPVKSPNLSEIKFNSYNNAGMPPFPIIIHDEPTYARSSKNAIKVPIVINPNAYDNLAIYKSFLGTSGELSMKDKTTSVISHTYEEIETEYKVAESPAGKPADASLGKGRSSSTEHRKGSVAQKVQEFNSCLGRGQPSPQRRQGSAQGSPARAQRTAQELTAKTEAAPESRPPGSSGNREKASTVLSQIVASIQPPQSPPGTPPSGPEARSIEELYALPPADDTPTSPPTRPKSLFAAAPPSHEKEAAPAPESPGAPGPKELPSKPTACQSSQYTAGTPTPSPQAEPGAPFPPPRSTSSPYHASNLLQRHFSHWSKPTSPTRSTEAEAVLSAEGRRTADAKPKRWISFKSFFRRKKTEEEDDKEKEREKGKLVGLDGTVIHMLPPPPVQRHHWFTESRTDPSEKPSIVFMYRCDSAQGELSSDPDKPGVERVVISDKSEMEEKVLRDAEKKKRSHSSPAHVPKKILSHVPHEGTVEGPPRVPRTTPVKEGGSNAAGAPALPPHTPEREEGKEEASDPSDESPCSATYSNLGQSRATMIPPKHPRQPKGAVDDAIAFGGAPEQEVARPSQATPPPLPKKTILRANTEPLPKDLHKSLENSLCLLANPTYDMEAHWDASSAGSSLSYELKGLENESCDSLDRALPKDRRASTTARSASSLTALGARERFCTSTESLTGRRGPQGKLGRSAPKPQRTVLYRGIENREEVVGKIRSLHSDALRKLALKCEDLFMAGQKDQLRFGVDSWSDFRLTSDRPCCEAGDAVYYPASYAKDPLTSYAVKICKSKAKESQQYYHSLAVRQSLAIHFNIQQDCGHFLAEVPVRLLPWEDPDAPEKEDDEMEAEEEEGAEPRDRAPSAGAESAPRGSKQRSHVVVITREVPYLTVADFVRESLAQHGKSPDTYERQVCLLLLQLCSGLEHLKPYHVTHCDLRLENLLLLHCRAGRSAQRGEPGPAAAAPTRLIVSNFSQAKQKSHLVDPEVFRDQSRLAPEIITATQYKKCDEFQTGILIYEMLHLPNPFDENPELKEKEYTRADLPRIPCRSPYSWGLQQLASCLLNPNPSERILISDAKGILQCLLWGPREDLFQTLHSLASPGQRNAVLQNWLDIKRTLLMIKFAEKSLDRECGVSLEDWLCAQYLAFATTDSLGCIVGILQHR